In Fusobacterium hwasookii, a single window of DNA contains:
- a CDS encoding DUF1871 family protein has product MLKNKEELIKQNIQKVINSWDPIGLMNICPEDEYEPEINEIVGFVISNKNKNKMSLSEEIRKIFNFYFTSIYNSINEVEEDVASKILEKCRNIL; this is encoded by the coding sequence ATGTTAAAAAATAAAGAGGAATTAATAAAACAAAATATCCAAAAAGTTATAAATTCATGGGATCCTATAGGTTTAATGAATATATGCCCAGAAGATGAATATGAACCAGAAATAAATGAAATTGTAGGGTTTGTAATAAGTAATAAAAATAAAAATAAAATGTCATTAAGTGAAGAAATAAGAAAAATATTCAATTTTTATTTTACAAGTATTTATAATTCAATAAATGAAGTTGAAGAAGATGTAGCAAGTAAAATTCTTGAGAAATGTAGAAATATCTTATAA
- a CDS encoding ClC family H(+)/Cl(-) exchange transporter: protein MNSAKDTVEKLYKGNGKLYFACLLVGLITGAIVSAYRWALEEIGIFRSLYFSDINLNNPVSLLKMWLIFIAVGLIVNYLFKKFPKTSGSGIPQVKGLILGRINYNNWFFELLAKFFAGVLGIGAGLSLGREGPSVQLGSYVGYGASKILKTDTVERNYLLTSGSSAGLAGAFGAPLAGAMFSIEEIHKYLSGKLLICAFVASIGADFVGRRFFGVQTSFNIPIEYPLPINPYFQFALYIIFGIIVAFFGKLFTVTLVKCQDLFNGVKLTREIKVSFVMTISFVLCFILPEVTGGGHGLVESLIHGKVVIYTLIIIFVIKLLFTAISYSTGFAGGIFLPMLVLGAIIGKIFGETVDIFAQTGPDFTVHWIVLGMAAYFVAVVRAPITGVILILEMTGSFHLLLALTTVAVVSFYVTELLGQQPVYEILYDRMKKDDNVVDEENQEKITIELAVMAESLLDGKAISEVIWPEEVLIIAIIRNGVEKIPKGRTVMMAGDVLVLLLPGKIVPEVKEQLMKHTSVE, encoded by the coding sequence ATGAATAGTGCAAAGGACACGGTGGAGAAACTCTATAAAGGGAATGGTAAACTATATTTTGCCTGCCTACTTGTAGGACTGATAACAGGGGCTATTGTTTCTGCTTATAGATGGGCATTAGAAGAAATAGGAATATTTAGAAGCTTATATTTTTCAGATATAAATTTAAATAACCCAGTATCATTATTAAAAATGTGGCTTATATTCATAGCAGTGGGGCTTATTGTAAATTATTTATTTAAAAAATTTCCTAAGACTTCAGGAAGTGGAATACCACAAGTTAAAGGTCTTATTTTAGGTAGAATAAACTATAATAACTGGTTTTTTGAGTTACTTGCAAAATTCTTTGCAGGAGTTTTGGGAATAGGAGCAGGTTTATCATTGGGAAGAGAAGGACCATCTGTTCAATTAGGTTCTTATGTTGGATATGGAGCTTCAAAAATATTAAAAACTGATACAGTTGAAAGAAATTATCTTTTAACAAGTGGTTCTAGTGCAGGACTTGCAGGAGCTTTTGGTGCACCACTTGCTGGGGCAATGTTTAGTATAGAAGAAATACATAAATATTTAAGTGGGAAATTATTAATTTGTGCCTTTGTAGCAAGTATAGGTGCAGACTTTGTAGGAAGAAGATTTTTTGGAGTACAAACATCTTTTAATATTCCAATAGAATATCCTTTACCTATAAACCCATATTTTCAATTTGCTTTATATATAATTTTTGGAATAATAGTAGCATTCTTTGGGAAATTGTTCACTGTAACTTTGGTAAAATGTCAAGATTTATTTAATGGTGTTAAATTAACAAGAGAGATAAAAGTTTCTTTTGTTATGACAATTTCTTTTGTTTTATGCTTTATTCTTCCAGAAGTAACAGGTGGAGGGCATGGTTTAGTAGAAAGTCTAATTCATGGAAAAGTAGTTATATATACTTTGATAATAATTTTTGTAATTAAACTTTTATTTACAGCAATTTCTTATTCAACAGGTTTTGCAGGTGGAATATTCTTGCCTATGTTGGTTTTAGGAGCAATAATAGGTAAAATTTTTGGAGAAACTGTGGATATATTTGCACAAACAGGACCAGATTTTACTGTGCATTGGATAGTATTAGGTATGGCAGCATATTTTGTTGCAGTTGTAAGAGCACCTATTACTGGAGTTATTTTAATATTGGAAATGACAGGTAGTTTTCATTTACTATTAGCTTTGACTACTGTTGCAGTTGTATCTTTTTATGTGACAGAACTTTTAGGACAACAACCAGTATATGAAATTTTATATGATAGAATGAAAAAAGATGACAATGTAGTTGATGAGGAAAATCAAGAAAAGATAACAATAGAATTAGCAGTAATGGCAGAATCTTTACTAGATGGAAAGGCTATTTCTGAAGTTATTTGGCCTGAAGAAGTGCTAATAATAGCAATAATAAGAAATGGTGTGGAAAAGATACCTAAGGGAAGAACTGTTATGATGGCAGGAGATGTTTTGGTACTTTTATTACCAGGAAAAATTGTACCTGAGGTAAAAGAACAATTGATGAAGCATACATCAGTGGAGTAA
- a CDS encoding MATE family efflux transporter, giving the protein MENKHNFMETESITKLLIKFSIPAIVGMFVNALYNVVDRIYIGNIKGTGHLGITGIGVVFPVVILIFAFSLLIGIGSAAAVSLKLGMKDREEAERFLGVAVFLSFIISAVLMVIIYFNMDKIIYLIGGSKDTFIYAKDYLFYINLGVPAAILGLVLNSVIRSVGSPKIAMGTLLIGAITNIVLDPIFIFVFGMGVKGAAIATIISQYVSMFWTIHYFNSKRSKIKLIKKDIKFNFHKAKEICLLGSSAFAIQLGFSLVTYILNTVLKKYGGDTSIGAMAIVQSFMTFMAMPIFGINQGIQPILGYNYGAEKYKRVKEALYKGIFAATIICIIGYTSVRLFSNTLIQIFTTKPELKEIAKYGLKAYTLVFPIVGFQIVSSIYFQAVGKPKMSFFISLSRQIIVMIPCLIILPIFFGLNGIWYAAPTADSIATLITFILVRKEIKKLDKLEEMLEKRDV; this is encoded by the coding sequence ATGGAAAATAAACATAATTTTATGGAAACAGAAAGTATAACAAAATTGCTTATAAAGTTCTCTATTCCAGCTATTGTAGGAATGTTTGTGAATGCTTTATACAATGTTGTGGATAGAATATATATTGGAAATATAAAAGGTACAGGTCACTTAGGGATAACAGGAATAGGTGTAGTATTTCCAGTAGTTATTTTAATATTTGCATTTTCATTATTGATTGGTATAGGTTCAGCAGCAGCAGTATCATTAAAATTAGGAATGAAAGATAGAGAAGAAGCTGAAAGATTTTTAGGAGTAGCAGTATTCTTATCTTTTATTATCTCTGCTGTACTTATGGTAATTATTTATTTTAATATGGATAAAATAATTTATCTTATAGGTGGAAGTAAAGATACTTTTATCTATGCAAAAGATTATTTATTTTATATAAATCTTGGAGTACCAGCAGCAATTTTAGGCTTGGTTTTAAACTCTGTAATTAGATCAGTTGGTAGTCCAAAAATAGCAATGGGAACCTTACTTATAGGAGCTATTACCAATATAGTTTTAGACCCTATTTTTATCTTTGTATTTGGAATGGGAGTTAAAGGAGCTGCAATAGCGACTATAATTTCACAGTATGTTTCAATGTTTTGGACTATTCATTATTTTAACTCAAAGAGAAGCAAAATAAAATTAATAAAAAAAGATATAAAATTTAATTTCCATAAGGCAAAGGAAATTTGTCTTTTAGGTAGTTCTGCTTTTGCGATACAGCTAGGTTTTAGTTTGGTAACATATATATTAAATACAGTTTTAAAGAAATATGGAGGAGACACTTCCATAGGTGCTATGGCGATAGTACAGTCATTTATGACTTTTATGGCTATGCCAATTTTTGGAATAAATCAAGGGATACAACCAATTTTAGGATATAACTATGGAGCTGAAAAATATAAAAGGGTAAAAGAAGCATTGTATAAAGGTATCTTTGCTGCAACAATAATCTGTATTATAGGATATACAAGTGTAAGATTATTTTCAAATACTTTAATTCAAATATTTACAACTAAACCTGAATTAAAAGAAATTGCTAAGTATGGTTTAAAGGCCTATACTTTGGTCTTTCCAATAGTTGGATTTCAAATAGTTTCATCAATATATTTTCAAGCAGTTGGTAAACCTAAAATGAGTTTTTTTATAAGTCTTTCAAGACAGATTATAGTTATGATACCTTGTTTGATAATTTTACCAATATTTTTTGGTTTAAATGGTATTTGGTATGCTGCACCAACAGCAGATAGTATAGCGACATTGATTACTTTTATTTTAGTTAGAAAAGAAATTAAAAAATTAGATAAATTAGAAGAGATGTTAGAAAAGAGAGATGTTTAA
- the mnmG gene encoding tRNA uridine-5-carboxymethylaminomethyl(34) synthesis enzyme MnmG: MQEFDIIVVGAGHAGCEAALASARMGMKTAVFTISLDNIGVMSCNPSLGGPAKSHLAREIDALGGEMGRNIDKTFIQIRGLNTKKGPAVRSLRAQADKMTYANEMKKTLEHTDNLSVIQGMVSELIVEEENGKKVIKGIKIKEGLEYRAKIVILATGTFLRGLIHIGEVNFSAGRMGELSSEDLPLSLEKVGLKLGRFKTGTPARIDGRTIDFSVLEEQPGDKSQVLKFSNRTTDKEALSRRQISCYIAHTNEKVHEIIKNARERSPMFNGKIQGLGPRYCPSIEDKVFRYPDKNQHHLFLEREGYETNEIYLGGMSSSLPVDVQEEMIKNLQGFENAKIMRYAYAIEYDYVPPEEIKYTLESRSIDNLFLAGQINGTSGYEEAGAQGLMAGINAVRKLRNEEPIILDRADSYIGTLIDDLVSKGTNEPYRMFTARSEYRLYLREDNADLRLSKIGYELGLIPEEEYQRVEKKRRDVELITEILTKTSVGPSNPRVNETLLKRGENPIKDGSTLLELLRRPEVTFKDIEYISEEIKGVDLQGYDHDTTYQVEITVKYQGYINRALKMIEKHKSMENKKIPADIDYDDLKTIPKEAKDKLKRIKPINIGQASRISGVSPADIQAILIYLKMRGN, encoded by the coding sequence ATGCAAGAGTTTGATATTATAGTTGTTGGGGCAGGACATGCAGGTTGTGAAGCAGCATTAGCCTCAGCAAGAATGGGAATGAAGACAGCAGTTTTTACAATATCATTAGATAATATTGGAGTGATGTCTTGTAATCCCTCACTGGGTGGACCAGCAAAATCTCATTTAGCAAGAGAGATTGATGCACTTGGTGGAGAAATGGGAAGAAATATTGATAAAACTTTTATACAAATAAGAGGTTTAAATACTAAAAAAGGACCAGCAGTTCGTTCTCTAAGAGCACAGGCAGATAAAATGACCTATGCTAATGAGATGAAAAAAACTTTGGAGCATACTGATAATCTATCAGTAATTCAAGGTATGGTAAGTGAACTTATTGTTGAAGAGGAAAATGGAAAGAAAGTAATAAAAGGTATAAAAATAAAAGAAGGCTTAGAATACAGGGCTAAGATAGTTATTTTAGCAACAGGAACATTTTTAAGAGGACTTATTCATATAGGAGAAGTAAACTTCAGTGCAGGAAGAATGGGAGAGTTATCTTCAGAAGATTTACCATTATCACTTGAAAAAGTTGGTTTAAAATTAGGAAGATTTAAAACAGGAACACCAGCAAGAATTGATGGAAGAACAATAGATTTTTCTGTTTTAGAAGAACAACCTGGAGATAAGAGTCAAGTTTTAAAATTTTCAAATAGAACAACAGATAAAGAGGCTTTAAGTAGAAGACAAATTTCTTGTTATATTGCACATACTAATGAAAAAGTGCATGAAATTATTAAAAATGCAAGGGAAAGATCACCAATGTTCAATGGAAAAATACAAGGACTTGGACCAAGATACTGCCCTTCAATAGAAGATAAAGTTTTTAGATATCCAGATAAAAATCAACATCATTTATTCTTAGAAAGAGAAGGATATGAAACAAATGAAATTTATCTTGGTGGTATGTCATCATCATTACCTGTTGATGTTCAAGAAGAAATGATAAAAAATCTTCAAGGTTTTGAAAATGCTAAAATTATGAGATATGCTTATGCAATAGAATATGACTATGTTCCACCAGAAGAAATAAAATATACTTTGGAAAGTAGAAGTATTGACAATCTATTTTTAGCAGGACAAATAAATGGAACTTCTGGTTATGAAGAAGCAGGAGCACAAGGACTTATGGCAGGAATTAATGCTGTAAGAAAATTAAGAAATGAAGAACCAATAATACTTGATAGAGCAGATTCATATATAGGAACTTTAATAGATGACCTAGTTTCAAAAGGGACTAATGAACCATATAGAATGTTTACTGCAAGAAGTGAGTATAGACTTTATTTAAGAGAAGATAATGCAGATTTAAGATTGAGTAAAATAGGTTATGAGTTAGGATTAATTCCAGAAGAAGAATATCAAAGAGTTGAAAAGAAAAGAAGGGATGTTGAGCTTATAACAGAAATTTTAACTAAAACAAGTGTGGGACCAAGCAATCCAAGAGTTAATGAAACTCTTTTAAAAAGAGGAGAAAACCCTATAAAAGATGGAAGTACATTGTTGGAGTTATTGAGAAGACCAGAAGTTACTTTTAAGGATATAGAATATATTTCAGAAGAAATAAAAGGTGTAGATTTACAAGGTTATGACCATGATACAACTTATCAAGTTGAGATTACTGTTAAATATCAAGGTTATATAAATAGAGCCTTAAAGATGATAGAAAAACATAAATCTATGGAAAATAAGAAAATTCCTGCTGATATAGACTATGATGATTTAAAGACTATACCTAAGGAAGCTAAGGATAAATTAAAGAGGATAAAACCTATAAATATAGGACAGGCAAGTAGAATTTCAGGAGTATCTCCTGCTGATATCCAAGCTATATTAATTTATTTGAAAATGAGAGGAAATTAA
- a CDS encoding potassium channel family protein, which yields MKQYLVIGLGRFGTSVAKTLYEAEKNVLAIDIDEDNVQDKIDTNIIKNAVIGDPSDEKVLKDIGAENFDVAFICMGDIEASVMIALNLKELGIKTIIAKAINKKHGKILTKVGATEIVYPEEHMGKRIAELIIDTDIKERLKFSDNFVLVEVKAPSTFWNNSLINLDVRNKYNINIVGIKKAQEEYIPNPTANDIIEEGDILMIIADKKAVESFNKLI from the coding sequence ATGAAACAATATTTAGTAATAGGTTTAGGAAGATTTGGAACAAGTGTTGCAAAAACTTTATATGAGGCAGAAAAAAATGTTTTAGCTATAGATATAGATGAGGATAATGTTCAAGATAAAATTGATACAAATATAATAAAAAACGCTGTAATTGGTGATCCAAGTGATGAAAAAGTCCTTAAAGATATTGGAGCAGAAAATTTTGATGTTGCCTTCATTTGTATGGGGGATATAGAAGCAAGTGTTATGATAGCACTTAACTTAAAGGAATTGGGAATAAAAACCATTATAGCAAAAGCTATAAATAAGAAACATGGAAAAATTCTTACAAAAGTTGGAGCAACTGAAATAGTTTATCCAGAAGAACATATGGGAAAAAGAATAGCTGAGCTTATAATAGATACAGATATAAAAGAACGTTTAAAATTTTCAGACAATTTTGTTTTAGTTGAAGTAAAAGCACCAAGTACATTTTGGAATAACAGCCTTATAAATTTAGATGTTAGAAATAAATATAATATAAATATAGTTGGGATAAAAAAAGCTCAAGAAGAATATATACCTAATCCAACTGCAAATGATATAATAGAAGAAGGAGATATATTAATGATTATAGCTGATAAAAAAGCAGTAGAATCATTTAATAAATTGATTTAG
- the rsmG gene encoding 16S rRNA (guanine(527)-N(7))-methyltransferase RsmG, giving the protein MKDYFKEGLEKIKVSYDDDENKIEKSLKYLEILLDYNSHTNLTAIREEKAIIEKHFLDSLLLQNLLKDEDNTLIDIGTGAGFPGMMLAIFNEDKNFTLLDSVRKKTDFLELVKTELALNNVEVINGRAEEIIKDRREKYDVGLCRGVSNLSVILEYEIPFLKVNGRFLPQKMIGTDEVENSSNALKVLNSKILKEYEFKLPFSNEDRLVIEILKTKKTDMKYPRKTGIPLKKPL; this is encoded by the coding sequence TTGAAAGATTATTTTAAAGAAGGTTTAGAAAAAATAAAAGTTTCTTATGATGATGATGAAAATAAAATAGAGAAGTCTTTAAAATATTTAGAAATTTTACTAGACTATAATAGCCATACTAATTTAACAGCAATAAGAGAAGAAAAGGCCATAATTGAAAAACATTTTTTAGATTCTTTGTTACTTCAAAATCTATTAAAAGATGAAGATAACACTTTAATAGATATTGGAACAGGTGCAGGTTTCCCTGGAATGATGTTGGCAATTTTTAATGAGGATAAAAACTTTACTTTGCTTGATTCTGTAAGAAAGAAAACAGATTTTTTAGAGCTTGTAAAAACTGAATTAGCCTTAAATAATGTTGAAGTAATAAATGGAAGAGCAGAAGAAATTATAAAAGACAGAAGAGAAAAATATGATGTTGGACTTTGTAGAGGAGTTTCTAATTTATCTGTTATTTTAGAATATGAAATACCTTTTTTAAAAGTTAATGGAAGATTTTTACCACAAAAAATGATTGGAACTGATGAGGTTGAAAATTCATCTAATGCTTTAAAAGTTTTAAATTCTAAAATACTTAAAGAATATGAATTTAAACTACCATTTTCAAATGAGGATAGACTTGTTATTGAGATATTAAAGACAAAGAAAACTGATATGAAATATCCAAGGAAAACTGGAATACCTTTGAAGAAACCATTGTAA
- the secA gene encoding preprotein translocase subunit SecA produces the protein MISGLLKKIFGTKNDREIKALTKEVEKINALESEYEKLSDEELKNKTNIFKERLKNGETLDDILVEAFATVREASKRVLGLRHYDVQLIGGMVLHQGKITEMKTGEGKTLVATCPVYLNALAGHGVHVITVNDYLAKRDRDQMSRLYGFLGLSSGVILNGLPTEQRKKSYNSDITYGTNSEFGFDYLRDNMVSSLDQKVQRELNFCIVDEVDSILIDEARTPLIISGAAEDKIKWYQISFQVVSMLNRSFETEKIKNIKEKKAMNIPDEKWGDYEVDEKSRVIVFTEKGVKRVEEILKIENLYAPEYVELTHFLHQALKAKELFKRDRDYLVRDNGEVVIIDEFTGRAMEGRRYSDGLHQAIEAKEGVKIASENQTLATITLQNYFRMYKKLSGMTGTAETEATEFMHTYGLEVVVIPTNLPVIRKDDADLVYKTKKEKINAIIDRIQGLYEKGQPVLVGTISIKSSEELSELLKKRGIPHNVLNAKYHAQEAGIVAQAGRYKAVTIATNMAGRGTDIMLGGNPEFMAIAEVGSREDERFPEVFAKYQEQCKEEKEKVLSLGGLFILGTERHESRRIDNQLRGRSGRQGDPGESEFYLSLEDDLMRLFGSERVMVWMDRLKLPEGEPITHGMINSAIEKAQKKIEARNFGIRKNLLEFDDVMNKQRTAIYESRNEALAIDNLKDRILGMLQRNITEKVYEKFAPEMREDWDIDGLNEYLKDFYVYEEEDDKAYLRSTKEEYAERVYNALVEQYNNKEAELGSDLMRKLEKHILFDVVDNRWRGHLKSLDALRESIYLRAYGQRDPVTEYKLISSQIFEEMIATIQEQATSFLFKVVVSSEPVKEENEEDEIEEAEIKEVSTENTDGLCPCGSGKPYEKCCGR, from the coding sequence AGATTTTTGGTACTAAAAATGATAGAGAAATAAAAGCTCTGACAAAAGAAGTTGAAAAAATCAATGCATTAGAATCTGAATATGAAAAACTTTCAGATGAAGAATTAAAGAACAAGACAAACATTTTTAAAGAAAGACTAAAAAATGGCGAAACTCTTGATGATATATTAGTTGAAGCATTTGCAACTGTTAGAGAAGCTTCTAAGAGAGTTTTAGGTTTAAGACATTATGATGTACAATTAATTGGGGGTATGGTTTTACACCAAGGTAAAATTACAGAAATGAAAACAGGGGAAGGTAAAACTTTGGTTGCAACTTGTCCAGTTTACTTAAATGCCCTTGCAGGACATGGTGTACATGTAATCACAGTAAATGACTACTTGGCAAAAAGAGATAGAGACCAAATGTCAAGACTATATGGATTTTTAGGTTTAAGTTCAGGAGTTATTTTAAATGGATTACCAACTGAACAAAGAAAAAAATCATATAATTCAGATATAACTTATGGTACAAACTCTGAATTTGGATTTGACTATCTAAGAGATAATATGGTATCTAGCTTAGATCAAAAAGTTCAAAGAGAACTTAACTTCTGTATAGTGGACGAAGTTGACTCAATTCTTATTGATGAAGCTAGAACACCTCTAATAATTTCAGGTGCAGCAGAAGATAAAATCAAATGGTATCAAATATCTTTCCAAGTTGTATCTATGCTTAACAGAAGTTTTGAAACTGAAAAAATTAAAAATATAAAAGAAAAGAAAGCTATGAATATCCCTGATGAAAAATGGGGAGATTATGAAGTTGATGAAAAATCAAGAGTTATAGTATTTACAGAAAAAGGTGTAAAAAGAGTAGAAGAAATTTTGAAAATTGAAAACCTATATGCACCTGAATATGTTGAATTAACTCACTTCTTACATCAAGCTTTAAAAGCTAAAGAATTATTTAAAAGAGATAGAGATTATCTAGTTAGAGATAATGGTGAAGTAGTTATAATTGATGAATTTACAGGAAGAGCTATGGAAGGAAGAAGATACTCTGACGGACTTCACCAAGCCATAGAAGCAAAAGAAGGAGTTAAAATTGCTAGTGAAAACCAAACTCTTGCAACTATAACACTTCAAAACTATTTTAGAATGTATAAGAAATTATCAGGAATGACTGGTACTGCTGAAACAGAAGCGACAGAATTTATGCATACTTATGGATTAGAAGTTGTTGTTATTCCTACTAACTTACCAGTTATAAGAAAAGATGATGCTGACTTAGTTTATAAAACTAAAAAAGAAAAAATCAATGCAATTATTGATAGAATACAAGGACTATATGAAAAAGGACAACCTGTTCTTGTGGGTACAATTTCAATAAAAAGTTCAGAAGAATTATCAGAACTTTTAAAGAAAAGAGGAATTCCTCACAATGTATTAAATGCTAAATACCATGCACAAGAAGCTGGAATAGTTGCTCAAGCAGGTAGATACAAAGCTGTTACAATAGCTACAAATATGGCAGGTAGAGGAACAGACATTATGCTTGGAGGTAACCCTGAGTTTATGGCTATTGCAGAAGTTGGTTCAAGAGAAGATGAAAGATTCCCAGAAGTTTTTGCAAAATATCAAGAACAATGTAAAGAAGAAAAAGAAAAAGTTTTAAGTTTAGGTGGTTTATTTATACTTGGTACTGAAAGACATGAATCAAGAAGAATAGATAACCAATTAAGAGGAAGATCTGGTAGACAAGGTGACCCAGGAGAATCTGAATTCTACTTATCACTTGAAGATGACTTAATGAGACTGTTTGGTTCTGAAAGAGTAATGGTTTGGATGGACAGATTGAAACTTCCAGAAGGAGAACCTATAACTCATGGAATGATAAACTCTGCTATTGAAAAGGCTCAAAAGAAGATAGAAGCAAGAAACTTTGGAATTAGAAAAAATCTGCTTGAATTTGATGATGTTATGAATAAGCAAAGAACAGCTATTTATGAAAGTAGAAATGAAGCACTTGCTATTGACAATCTAAAAGATAGAATATTAGGAATGCTTCAAAGAAATATTACAGAAAAAGTATATGAAAAGTTTGCTCCTGAAATGAGAGAAGATTGGGATATTGATGGATTAAACGAATATCTAAAAGATTTCTATGTTTATGAAGAAGAAGATGATAAAGCATATTTAAGAAGTACAAAAGAAGAGTATGCTGAAAGAGTTTATAATGCTCTTGTTGAGCAATATAATAATAAAGAAGCAGAACTTGGTTCTGACTTAATGAGAAAACTTGAAAAACATATTTTATTTGATGTTGTTGATAATAGATGGAGAGGGCATTTAAAATCTCTTGATGCTCTAAGAGAAAGTATTTATTTAAGAGCTTATGGTCAAAGAGATCCAGTGACTGAATATAAATTGATTTCAAGCCAAATATTTGAAGAAATGATAGCAACAATTCAAGAACAAGCTACTTCATTCTTATTTAAAGTGGTAGTAAGTAGTGAGCCAGTAAAAGAAGAAAATGAAGAAGATGAGATTGAAGAAGCAGAAATCAAAGAGGTGAGCACTGAAAACACTGATGGTTTATGCCCATGTGGAAGTGGAAAACCTTATGAAAAATGTTGTGGTAGATAA
- a CDS encoding TrkH family potassium uptake protein produces the protein MQKLSLLKKWDNLSPYRKLIFGFLVAIFIGVILLKMPFSLRENQNISVLDSLFTIVSAICVTGLSVVDVSQVFTSTGQLIILFFIQLGGLGVMTVSIIVFLLVGKKMSFETRELLKEERNSNSNGGITKFIKQLLLTVFVIEISGALILTYGFSKYYSLKRALFYGLFHSVSAFCNAGFSLFTNNLEIFKYDRLINLTISFLIILGGIGFVTINSLVIIKKKKLQNLSITSKFALLITFFLLSFGTLLFLVFEYNNLTTLKNMNFIDKLINSFFQSVTLRTAGFNTVPLTNIRPATIFISYILMFIGASPGSTGGGIKTTTFGVLILYALGVLKRKEYVEVFKRRIDWELINKALAIVVISIFYIIIITTIILSIESFPTDKVIYEVLSAFSTTGLSMGITAGLGIISKLILVVTMFIGRLGPMTVALAFTSNKTSSIKYPKEDILIG, from the coding sequence ATGCAAAAATTAAGTCTATTAAAGAAGTGGGATAACTTATCCCCTTATAGAAAATTAATATTTGGCTTTTTAGTAGCAATTTTTATTGGAGTAATCCTTTTAAAAATGCCTTTTTCATTAAGAGAAAACCAAAATATATCAGTTTTAGACTCACTATTTACAATAGTTTCAGCTATTTGTGTAACAGGTTTATCTGTTGTTGATGTAAGTCAAGTTTTTACTTCAACAGGGCAACTAATAATTCTATTTTTTATTCAATTAGGCGGACTTGGGGTTATGACAGTTTCAATAATAGTATTTTTATTAGTTGGGAAAAAGATGAGCTTTGAAACAAGGGAACTTCTAAAAGAAGAAAGAAATTCTAATAGTAATGGTGGAATTACAAAATTTATTAAACAACTATTATTGACAGTATTTGTAATTGAAATATCAGGAGCTTTAATTCTAACTTATGGTTTTTCAAAATATTATTCTTTAAAAAGAGCATTGTTTTATGGCTTATTCCATTCAGTATCAGCATTTTGTAATGCTGGATTTTCACTATTTACCAATAATTTAGAAATTTTTAAATATGATAGATTAATTAATTTGACCATTTCATTTTTGATTATTTTAGGTGGAATAGGTTTTGTAACAATAAATTCACTTGTTATTATAAAAAAGAAAAAATTACAGAATTTAAGTATAACTTCAAAATTTGCTCTACTTATTACATTTTTTCTTTTAAGCTTTGGTACACTATTATTTTTAGTGTTTGAATACAATAATTTAACTACCTTGAAGAATATGAATTTTATAGATAAACTTATAAATTCATTTTTTCAAAGTGTAACATTAAGAACAGCAGGTTTTAATACTGTACCCTTGACAAATATAAGACCAGCAACTATTTTTATTTCATATATACTTATGTTTATAGGAGCTTCACCTGGTTCAACAGGTGGAGGAATAAAAACAACAACTTTTGGAGTTTTAATACTCTATGCACTTGGAGTTTTAAAAAGAAAAGAATATGTTGAAGTTTTTAAAAGAAGGATAGACTGGGAATTGATTAATAAAGCATTAGCTATAGTTGTTATATCAATATTTTATATAATTATTATTACAACAATTATATTATCAATAGAAAGTTTTCCAACAGATAAAGTAATATATGAAGTGCTATCAGCATTTTCTACAACAGGTTTAAGTATGGGAATAACGGCAGGTTTAGGAATAATATCAAAACTTATACTGGTAGTAACAATGTTTATAGGGAGATTAGGACCTATGACAGTTGCATTAGCTTTTACAAGTAATAAGACAAGTTCAATAAAATACCCAAAAGAAGATATATTGATAGGATAG